One region of Miscanthus floridulus cultivar M001 chromosome 19, ASM1932011v1, whole genome shotgun sequence genomic DNA includes:
- the LOC136525430 gene encoding uncharacterized protein, with product MLDPTICNVWFKKVLIDSGSALNILFAGSLTKLGLTKDNLIPVDSPFWDFDTAYHAILGRPALAKFMAVPHYVYMVLKIPTEQGVLTLRANVSTAYECEREGLTLAEAMDLSARMEACIAGSEKVHTSSRL from the exons ATGCTGGATCCAACCATCTGCAACGTGTGGTttaagaaggtcctcatcgatagTGGGAGTGCCCTCAATATTCTCTTCGCTGGATCCCTAACTAAGTTAGGCCTCACAAAGGACAACCTCATTCCTGTTGATTCTCCATTCTGGG actttgacaccgcctaccacgccatccttggccgaccagctctcgccaaattcatggccgtgCCCCATTATGTCTACATGGTGTTGAAGATCCCGACGGAGCAAGGCGTCCTCACCCTTCGCGCTAACGTCTCCACCGCCTACGAATGTGAAAGAGAAGGACTCACCCTCGCCGAAGCAATGGATCTCTCAGCAAGAATGGAGGCTTGCATTGCTGGCTCCGAGAAGGTCCATACATCATCAAGGCTGTGA